ACGAAACCCCAGGCGATGCCGGATCGCTCCAGGCGGCCCATCAGGCGTACAAGGACAACGGTGGGAGCATGAAAGCGCTCCTTGCTGGATTGTTATCGAGCGATTCGTTCTTGTACCGAGTAAGGCCAAGTGAACCTATGTCGGTAGACCAGCCCTAAGCTACCTCAAACCAATCATCGTGTCAGAAAACGCCGAATTACTTTTTCCAACCTACACACGCCCAAAGCCTTCTACCTTAAGGACACAGAATATGACCATTCATCGACGTGACGCACTCAAAGGAATTTCGCTCGGCGCAGGTTCACTGGTGCTTTCTCAAGTCTTGTCCCGCCTTGAAGCCCACGCGGCTGGAACTTCGTCGCAGCCCAAGAGATTTGTCTTCGTGGTTGAGAGCAACGGTGTGCGGCCGGAGCAGATTTCGCCAGTGGGGCTAAAACGGGACTCGCGACAGGAGCGTCCGGGCGCGCCGGGTGACTACGTGGATGTGTCGCTCGCCGATCGCGAATTGCAATTCTCGCTCGAACCGCTCAAGCCATGGAAAGATAAGCTGACGATCGTCCAGGGGTTGTCGGGGCGCGTGTGCGGTGGTGGGCATTCGAACAATTTTCAAGCACTCGGAGCATTCGGCGGCGGTCGCGCTAATGGCGGCGAAAGCATGGCCGTGCTCGGCGAAACGATCGACGGCGCGCTGGCCAAAACTATCCCCGGCATCTTCCCGCACATCGGCCTGGGAATGTCGAAGCGAGTGGAAAACAACGTGATCTACAACATCTCGGCCCTGGAAAAGGACCGCCCGCTGCCGACGATGTGCAAGCCCGATCAGGCCTACGCGGCCCTGTTCGGCAGCGTCGCCAATGGAGCCGCCAAGGAGGAATTTGCGGCGAAGAACAACCTGCTCGACTTCCTCCGCCGCGACATCAAGAAGGTGCAGGGCGAGTTGGTCGGACAGGAACGCGAGCAATTCGACGCCTATCTCGAATCTTTCGAGACTCTCCGCAACCGTCAAAGCCGCCTCAACGAGATCGAGCACACGCTCCGTGAGAAAGGTCCGGCGCCGACCGACAAGTACACATCCGCGGTCGAAACGGACCGGCTGGATGCCCAGTTCGATATCGGCGCCGCGTCCCTTATCTGCGGCTTGACCAATGTGCTCACTCTTTCATCGGCCGCCGGCATCCGCGATTTCGACGTCACTTTCAAAGGCTTGGGCATCAACTTGGACAAGCACTCTATTGGCCACGGTGGCACCTATGAGGGCAAGAAGTGGGACGAACTATACAACATCATCCGCCGCTACCACATGGATCTGATCGCCGGCCTGGTCAAGAAGCTGGAGGCGGTTCCGGAAGGGGACGGCACGATGATGGACAACACAGTCATCCTCTACCTCAGTGACGGCGCCGAAGCCCATCACAGCCGCTGCTGGGAATGGCCGATGGTCATGATCGGCAATATGAACGGCAAGCTGAAGACAGGCCGCTACGTCGATTACCCAGGCTACGGCCACAAGGGGCACCGCACCACGGCCAACATGTACGTCACGTTGCTGCAACTCGCCGGCTCGCAGCGGACCAGCTTCGGCATGGCTGATCCCAACCTCAAGGATCTCGACCAGCACGGCCCGTTGGAAGAGCTACTGGTGTAGCTGCGCCGATCGGGCCGGCGATTGCCATGCGTCGTCCGCATGGCTGCTCGCCGTCGTTACCGTCACTTTGGAAGTGGTATCTGCGCAAAGGGAGCGGTCATGCTCAGCGTCGTCGAGCGATCACGGCGGGATTTTCTGCGAATCGGAACCCTCGGCATCGGCGGCGTGACGCTGGCCGATGTGCTCGGGCAGACAACTCGCGCCGGCGAAACGAAGTCGTCGTTCGTCCGTGACAAGTCGATCGTCCTTTTGTTCCTGGCGGGAGGACCCAGCCAGCACGAAACATTCGATCCGAAACCGGACGGTTTTGACAGTTTTACGAGTGTTGCAGGTCACATCCCGACCGCACTGCCGGGCGTGCGGTTCGCCTCGTACTTCCCGAAGCTCGCCGAACGGGCCGACCGGCTCACGATCGTGCGGTCGCTCGTCGCCAAGACGGCCAACCATGCCAAGGCTTCGAAAAACATGCTGACCGGCGGCATCGAGGACCCGATTAACAGCACGGAAGGGGGCGCGGTCATCAACCCCAGCATTGGCTCGCTCCTCGCTCAGGTTCGCGGGGCCAACGATCCGCGAAGCGGCATGCCGAGCTACGCATTCATTCCGCCGGTATTCAAGGCGGTCAATGGTCTCAAGATTTCGGGCGTTAACCCCGGCGTGGAATCGGCCGTTCTGGGCAGTGGTCCTGGACAACTCGGCGCGGCCTTCGCTCCGTTCAATCCGCTCGGTTCCAACGGCAAGAAAGGGGAGCCCGATGGCGGATGGGTCGAGTTGCTGAAGCCGCGACTACCGACAGACAGGCTTGATTCGCGGCGCGGCTTACTCAGCGAATTCGACCGCCTGCGGAGGCAACTGGACGGCAACTCATCGTTCCGCGATCTCGATTCGATGCAGCAACAGGCGTACGAGGTACTGCTGGGCGGAGCGATTCGCCAGGCCCTCGATCTGTCGCAGGAAGACCGGCGCGTCATCGCGGCCTATGACACCAGCCACTGTCCGATTTACGGCTGGGGGAAGGACAATCGCTGGGAGACGGAAGGACCTTCGACGGGCTTTCCTCTTGGTGAGCAGATGCTGCTGGCACGACGGCTGTGCGAAGCGGGGAGCAGGTTCGTGACCGTCGTGCATTCCAACTGGGACATGCATGGCGGCGAAGCGATCTGGGGTCTCAAGACGGGAATGGACATCTTGGCGCCGCCGGTGGACCACGCGGTCGCCGCCTTCTTGGACGACACCGCACAACGCGGCCAGTCGGATGAGATTCTACTGGTGGTCGTCGGCGAGTTTGGCCGCACGCCGAGCATCAACAAGAACGCCGGTCGCGATCACAACCCGAACGCGGGCGTGATCTTGTTCGCTGGTGGCGGCCTGAAACACGGCCAGGTGATCGGCGAAACCGACACTCGCGGCGGCCGCGTCGAATGCGATCCCGTTGGAGTCGACGACCTGACCGCAACTTTGATGCACTACCTATTCGATCTGGGCCAGCTCCGCATCAGTCGCGAAGTCTCACCGGCCTTGAAACGAATCGCGCTCGACCATGGTACGCCGATTCGAGCGTTGATATCGTGACCGGGGTCTTATGAAATGCGGGTCCAACATATGAGACGTCTAGGTCGGGTGTTCCTAATTTTGTGCTTGGCAGTGGGTGCCCGTTGGGCTCGGGGGCAAGAATTGCCCCCGCCGAAAGTGCTGGCGACTTCGGGTGAGTATCAGATCGCGACGCTGAAGCTCGAAGGAGGCGGCGAAGGGGGAACTGACCTGCCGCTGTTCCTGAGTTTCCGCAACGGCCAAGGAGCCGCGGTTTGGTTTGCCGCTTCGCAACGCAAGGACGCCCATCGCATCTGGATTGAAACGAATTCGCTGCAGCTAAGCGGCGACAAGTTGCAAGGCGACTTGAATGGCCGGTTGGTCAAGGTGTGGGCTCCAATCGCGGATACGGGAACGTTGAGCCTGACGCTCTCCGCCACCGTCGAACGCGGGCAGGTCGCCGGTACGTTCAACGGGAAGATCGGAGCGGCGAATGTCTTCGGGAAGCTGGCCGGCTCGGTGCTGACGGCCGCGCAACTGCGGGAACGGAATTCGGTCGCGCGGGAGGCGGGCTGGCCGACCTACTTCGCGGCTCCGGGCGGAGCGACGAACGCCGGTCCGTTGGCCGACGATCTGGCGAAGGCTCGGCCGCAGTGGAAGGCCGAGGAGTCGCTGCCGTGCATGTGGGGCAAGGGGCCGGAGGATCGCTATCCGCATCGCGCTTGCATGACCGGGTGTGCGGGTGGAGCATCCAGTCCCGTCATCGCCGACGGTCGCGTTTTCGTCTACTTCTACCGCCCCTCCGGGACGATCGGCGCGGCGCCGCTGCCATATGGCGCCGGCGCTCCGAAAGTCGCGTCGGAAGCGGACGTGCTCGAATTCGCGAAGAAGCACACGCCGAGCCCGCACGGTCACCGCGCGATGATCGACTGGTATCGCCCGTTCGCGGACGACATCGTGGTGGCGTTCGACGCCGCGACCGGTCAGACGCTGTGGCGCACCGAGTTGCCTGATCGGTCCGGCAACATGCAGGCTCACAAGTGGCGCGGCCTGAACCCGACGCCGACGGTCGCACATGGCAAAGTGTTCGCGCAGGGCTACGGAGGCTACGTCTATGCGCTGGACGCCGCGACCGGCAAGCTCGCCTGGGAATACGGTGCGGCCGCGACGAAGCTGATCGGCAAAGGGGG
Above is a window of Anatilimnocola aggregata DNA encoding:
- a CDS encoding DUF1552 domain-containing protein; translation: MVESNGVRPEQISPVGLKRDSRQERPGAPGDYVDVSLADRELQFSLEPLKPWKDKLTIVQGLSGRVCGGGHSNNFQALGAFGGGRANGGESMAVLGETIDGALAKTIPGIFPHIGLGMSKRVENNVIYNISALEKDRPLPTMCKPDQAYAALFGSVANGAAKEEFAAKNNLLDFLRRDIKKVQGELVGQEREQFDAYLESFETLRNRQSRLNEIEHTLREKGPAPTDKYTSAVETDRLDAQFDIGAASLICGLTNVLTLSSAAGIRDFDVTFKGLGINLDKHSIGHGGTYEGKKWDELYNIIRRYHMDLIAGLVKKLEAVPEGDGTMMDNTVILYLSDGAEAHHSRCWEWPMVMIGNMNGKLKTGRYVDYPGYGHKGHRTTANMYVTLLQLAGSQRTSFGMADPNLKDLDQHGPLEELLV
- a CDS encoding DUF1501 domain-containing protein; the encoded protein is MLSVVERSRRDFLRIGTLGIGGVTLADVLGQTTRAGETKSSFVRDKSIVLLFLAGGPSQHETFDPKPDGFDSFTSVAGHIPTALPGVRFASYFPKLAERADRLTIVRSLVAKTANHAKASKNMLTGGIEDPINSTEGGAVINPSIGSLLAQVRGANDPRSGMPSYAFIPPVFKAVNGLKISGVNPGVESAVLGSGPGQLGAAFAPFNPLGSNGKKGEPDGGWVELLKPRLPTDRLDSRRGLLSEFDRLRRQLDGNSSFRDLDSMQQQAYEVLLGGAIRQALDLSQEDRRVIAAYDTSHCPIYGWGKDNRWETEGPSTGFPLGEQMLLARRLCEAGSRFVTVVHSNWDMHGGEAIWGLKTGMDILAPPVDHAVAAFLDDTAQRGQSDEILLVVVGEFGRTPSINKNAGRDHNPNAGVILFAGGGLKHGQVIGETDTRGGRVECDPVGVDDLTATLMHYLFDLGQLRISREVSPALKRIALDHGTPIRALIS
- a CDS encoding PQQ-binding-like beta-propeller repeat protein, which translates into the protein MPPPKVLATSGEYQIATLKLEGGGEGGTDLPLFLSFRNGQGAAVWFAASQRKDAHRIWIETNSLQLSGDKLQGDLNGRLVKVWAPIADTGTLSLTLSATVERGQVAGTFNGKIGAANVFGKLAGSVLTAAQLRERNSVAREAGWPTYFAAPGGATNAGPLADDLAKARPQWKAEESLPCMWGKGPEDRYPHRACMTGCAGGASSPVIADGRVFVYFYRPSGTIGAAPLPYGAGAPKVASEADVLEFAKKHTPSPHGHRAMIDWYRPFADDIVVAFDAATGQTLWRTELPDRSGNMQAHKWRGLNPTPTVAHGKVFAQGYGGYVYALDAATGKLAWEYGAAATKLIGKGGGPSGTGPLVSGNVVVVAIGGSTIGLDATSGREVWKSPGQHALLWRSAGGEQLIVFAADKLPFEKVECLEPATGKRLWSQPIRFFSGMGYSPTGAMAQIAGDLLIGFAPPSDPQAKPSGGVPQAWKLSAIGAEKAWQGEFLPNDENMPVTLGKDRAYVMGREEIRAYELSSGKLLGSLQGKDAFPGLHGPGSNPWLAVVGNRLLLNPEGQHGGQAFMLLDLDLKPLSAWHPPHPSDSAYACMAAISPVVDGRIFVRGHDGLYCYDLR